Proteins found in one Homalodisca vitripennis isolate AUS2020 chromosome 4, UT_GWSS_2.1, whole genome shotgun sequence genomic segment:
- the LOC124359369 gene encoding zinc transporter ZIP1-like — protein sequence MAADLQNIFVAKATSMVALGSAAFVVTMVPVLIGRRISSKHPPQIETRNTRMDFILSLFLSFGGGVLLCTTFLHLLPEVTKNIEHLQRKGKIPEDFPLPLPELIMCCGFFIMYIVEEVAHKILHSHHAKQGGTQDRDITLNISSAVLVDSEATLSEDYGHIIKQDLITVTFTPPREEDTKNISRDTKTHRSSCVSKREEDIHSHKHCHNRDHEEQSRDLHYDHDHQHHDHETGDHHTLVTTSPPSLRELLIVLALTVHEGFEGLAIGLESSVAAVWYLLAAVATHKCVLAFCIGIELVSGHISLPLSIFYAFIYSCASPFGIGMGLLMSTSDNDHLTELLSVLLQGVATGTLLYVVFFEILKRDNHGEAKLAQLIVVIAGFAGMAALTVLLNA from the coding sequence ATGGCGGCAGACTTACAGAACATCTTCGTTGCTAAGGCAACGTCGATGGTAGCGCTCGGCAGTGCTGCCTTCGTCGTCACCATGGTGCCGGTCCTCATCGGGCGCAGGATCTCATCCAAGCATCCACCGCAGATCGAGACAAGAAACACTCGCATGGATTTCATCCTCTCTCTTTTCCTGTCGTTCGGTGGAGGTGTTCTGCTGTGTACTACTTTTCTTCACCTACTCCCAGAGGTAACGAAAAACATCGAACACCTTCAGCGCAAAGGAAAGATCCCCGAAGACTTTCCGTTACCTTTGCCAGAGCTTATAATGTGCTGTGGTTTCTTCATCATGTACATCGTTGAAGAAGTCGCCCACAAAATTCTTCACTCCCATCACGCTAAACAGGGAGGCACTCAAGACCGtgatattactttaaatatttcatcgGCCGTTTTAGTAGATTCTGAGGCCACGCTTTCTGAGGACTACGGACACATCATAAAGCAAGATCTAATCACAGTGACTTTTACTCCTCCACGTGAAGAAGATACTAAAAACATCTCGAGGGACACTAAGACGCACAGATCATCCTGTGTAAGTAAACGGGAGGAAGATATTCACAGTCATAAACATTGCCACAATAGGGACCATGAAGAGCAAAGTCGGGATCTCCACTATGACCATGACCACCAACACCACGATCACGAGACTGGAGACCATCACACGTTGGTGACGACCTCGCCTCCGTCACTTCGAGAGCTACTTATAGTCCTCGCCCTCACAGTCCACGAGGGGTTCGAGGGTCTCGCCATCGGTCTTGAGAGTTCTGTAGCAGCTGTGTGGTATCTTCTGGCTGCTGTGGCTACTCACAAATGTGTCCTAGCGTTTTGTATTGGCATAGAGTTAGTATCCGGTCACATATCTCTGCCATTGTCAATATTCTACGCCTTCATATATTCGTGTGCTTCCCCGTTCGGAATCGGGATGGGTTTATTGATGTCTACCTCAGACAACGACCACCTGACGGAGTTGCTGTCGGTGTTGCTCCAAGGTGTTGCCACCGGCACCCTCCTCTATGTGGTGTTCTTCGAGATCTTGAAGCGTGACAACCACGGGGAAGCTAAACTTGCCCAGCTTATCGTCGTTATTGCAGGATTCGCTGGGATGGCGGCACTCACCGTATTACTTAATGCTTAG